The DNA region TTGCCGTCTGGCGTAAAAGCGATCCCGTTGACCTCGGCCTCCTCGTCGTGCCCTTCGAGCCGGGCGACCTGCGTGCCCGCTTCCAAGTCCCAGACGAACACCTCGCCGTTCCCGCCGGCCGAGGCCGCGCGGGTGCCGTCCCGGCTGACGGCGACGGCATAAATCTTCGACTCGTGGGCTTCCATCACGACCGGGTCTTTGCCACTCTCGACGTCCCACACGCGGACCGTGCCGTCCCAGCTGCCAGAAACGAGCTTCTTGCCGTTCGGAGTCAGGACCAGGCTCGTGACCCAGCTTTCGTGCCCGGCGAACCGCGTTCCCGGGGATGTCGCGCGGGTCGCGGTCCAGACGCGGACCGACTGGTCAGTCGCAGTCGAGTAGACTGTTCGCCCACCGGACTTATTCGTCGCGACGAACAAGCCGGTGATCGGGCCCGTGTGGCCCATGTACCGCGCTTGCTCCTGCCACGTCTCGGTGTCCCACGCGAGCAGGGCCCGGCCGACGGAGCCGGTGAGGAGTTCCTTCCCGTCGGGCGTGAACGCCACCGCGCGGACGGGCGTCTGGGTCCGCCGGGCGATCGTCTGACGCCTGGCCGCCAGATCCCAGACGCGGAAGCCGGGATCGGCGCCGGCCGAGACGAGGAGCGGCCGGGTCGGATGGAACGCCAGCGCGGACACGTCAGCCGGGTGGTCGGTCCACGCGACGGTTTCAGCCCCGCTCGCCGCGTCCCAGAGTTTGACCTCGGCCGGGCCGGTTTTGGAGATCTTGTCCGATCCGCTCGCCAGCACCCGGCCGTCCGGCGAGAACGCGAGGCACGCCACTGTGGAGCGGTGCGCGTCCCACGCGGCCCGCTCGCGCAACTCGGTGGGCGCAGCCCCCGGCGCCGGCACGTCGTAAACGAGAATACGCTTGTCCGTGCCGCCCGTCGCGAACGTCTTGCCGTCCGGGGAAAACGCGGCCGTCCGAACGCTCCCGCGGTGGCCGTCGAGCGGCGCGAGGACGCGTCCGGTCGGCACGTCCCAGAGGAAGCTGAGCCGGTCGCGGCCCGCGCTCACAAGACGAGTGCCGTCCGGGCTGAACGCCAGGTGGACGACCGCGGCCCGGTGTCCGCGCAGGGTGGTTAGCACGCCGCCCGTTTTCGCGTCGAGAATGAGGATGGCGGCCTTCTCCCCGACCGCAGCCATTCGCGTCCCGTCCGGCGACACGGCGGCCACGCCGGTCCACCCGGGCGGGACGGCCAGCGTCTCGGCCGCGAACACCCGGGGCAGGGCGGCCGCCCAGAGGCCGAGTGTCTTGTCGCCGGACGCTGTCGCGATCTGCCGGCCGGAGGGGGCGAACGCGACGCCGTAAATGGTCTCGGCGTGCCCCTCCTCGAAGTTCGCCAGTTCGCCGCCGGTCGCGGTTTCCCAGAGGCGGAGGGTCTTGTCGCCGGACGCGGTGGCGATCAGTTGCCCGCGAGGGGAGAACGCGACGCCGGTCACGGTGTCGGTGTGGCCGCCGAGGGTGTGCTTCAGTTCTCGCTTGTCCACATCCCAGATTCTCGCGGTGATGTCCTCGGCCCCGGTCGCTACCCATTTGCCGTCGGGCGAAAACGCGACAGTACGGACCGGGCCGGTGTGTCCGCGGAGCGAGCCGGCAACGACCCAGGTGCCGACGGTCCAGAGGTTCACGCGGCGGTCCGAGCCGGCGGTCGCGACGGTCTTCCCGTCGGGCGAGACGGCCACGCCCCGGACGGCCCCGCGGTGTTCTTCGTAAGACCCGGTTTCCTTCCCTGTCGCCACGTCCCAGACTTTCAGCAGGCGATCCGCGCCGCCGGTCACGAGTGTCTTTCCGTCCGGTAAAAACGCGACGGCCAGGACGGCGTTCTGGTGCCCCGTCAGGGTGCGCTGTTCCTTGCGGGTCGCCACGTCCCAGAGCTTGACGGTCTTGTCGTAAGAGGCGGTCGCGAGTGTCTTCCCGTCTCGCGAAAACGCGACGGCCGCGACGGCGTCCGCGTGCCCCGTCAGGGTAGCGGCCAACTTGCCGGAGTCGGGCTCGTACAGGCGGACGAGTTTGTCCGCCCCGCCGGTCGCGAGGAGCGTGCCGTCCGGTGCGTAGGTAACAGCGAGTACGTCGTCGTCGTGCGTCAGGGTCGCCGGCTTCGTGTCGAACTGAGTCGGCTCGGGGTAGGCGGTGGGCTTGGGGGCTGTCTTGTCTGTCTGGGCGCGGAGTGGCGTAGCAGACAGAGCCGCCAGAAGACTCACGATTGCCGTGGCATAAAGTCCGGATCGTGCGGATGACATGGCTATCTCGGAAGGTGGTAGACGAAGTTCACGACGAGCCGCTGGCAGTGGTCGCGGACATGGATGGAAGGTCCGGGCAGGTGTCCCAGGGCTCCCGCCCGGGTCTACGTTCGGCCGCCCCGGAGGGGCGGAAAACCATTCCCCGATCGGAAAACGCGATCCTGTGCGGCCGCCGGATTTCCGCCCCTCCGGGGCGGCCGAACGTAGACCCGGGCGGGAGCCCTGGGCCTACCCCGGGACGACTTCCTCCCGACCCGACACCCGCTACTTCTTCACCTCAAACAGCTTCTCGTTCGCCGGCAGTTGCTTCGGCCAGTTGCCGGTGAAGGTCATACCGCGGACCCGGGCCTCGGTCCGGTCGGTGTAGTGGAACAGGCCGAAGAAGCGGGCGTTGGTCGGCTCGATCGGCCGTTCGTACACCTCCGTGCCGTTCAACGCGACCTTCACCACGTCGCCGACGACGGCCAGCCGAACTTTGTTCCACGCCTTCTCTTTCAGCGGGAGTTTGGTCGGGCCGCGGCGGCACTTGGGCTCGTCCGTCAGGTTGTCGAAGGCGACACCGCTCTTCTCGTGCGGGCCGTCGGTCAGCCAGTGTAGCTTCACGCCGTCTGGTTCCAGCGCGAATACCAAGCGGTCGAGCATTGGGTAGACGTGGGCCTTGTCCGGGTCGTAGTAGAACTCGTACGCCACCTCGCCGTCCTCCAGGAACGGCCGCTGGTAGTAAAACGCGGACTCGGGGAACCGTCGAGGTTGGGGCTTCTTGCCTTCCGCGGGCGGCTCGGGCTTGGCTCCCGCCTCGTGCATCTCCTCGCCCCGCTTGGTCCACTGATTCCCGAGGTACGGCCGCCAGAAGCCGAGGTCGTCGGACGCGAGCGGGTCGATCGAATCGGGGATCGTCGGCGTGCCGGTGATGCGGAAGTTGCGGCACTCGCCCGAGTTCAGGTGGAAGCAGTGCAACAAGAGCCACGGGTCCGCGCTGTCGCCGACCTTCTCCGAGTAGATTTCCCGGTCACCGACGTAGCCTTTGAACGTGCCGCCCTTGAACACGAGGCGGAGTGTGTAAGTGCTGTTCTTCGCGGGCGGAAGCGGCGGGTTGATCGTGACGTTCGAGCCGTCGCGTGTGAGCCCGTGCATGATCCGGTACGACTTGAGATCCCAGTTGAGTTCGAATTTCAGCGGTCCGTACCAGACGTGAGACTCCCGCCACCCGGCCAGCATCAGGTCGCAGGACACTTCGAAGTCCCCGCGGATCGGCGAGCGGAGCATCAGGAAATCCTTGTCGTGCCCCGACAGGTGGCGGAGCGTCCCGTTCTGGATGGTCCAGTGTGGGACGTCCCACCCCCGGCTCCGGGACCACGAATTTAGCCCGACGACCGGCGCCCAGTGGGCGAAGTTCGGGTCCGACGCGAACGCCCGCTTCACCCCGTCCGGTTGGCCCATGACCAGGACGCGGCCGCGGAGTTCGCGGTACTCGCGGACCCACCAGTCGCGGTCGGCGAACGGCTTATTGGTCATCATCGACTGGTTGATGTTCTGATTGATGGCCAGTACCAGTTCGGTCGCGGCGGCGAGCGCGCCGGGCCGGTCGAGCGTGCCGGTGACGGCGATCAGGTCCGGCCACCGCTCGGGGCCGTGCGCGTCGGGCTTCATCGTTTGCACGAATAAGAGTAACCGGGCGAGTGCGGTGGTCGCCTCGGCGTCCTTCCCCTGCGCGGCCCGCGTGACCGCGAGCAGGGCGAGCTTCGACCGGCGGAAGAGGTCGTCCGGCACGGCGCTCTCGGCCTTCTCGATCCGGTCGGCGAGTTCGTCCAACTTCCCGGCCTCCTTCGCCGCGGCGACCATCTCCAGGCAGGGGGCGTCGAACCGCGACCCGAACATGACCCGCCGGTCGCCCGTCTGGTC from Fimbriiglobus ruber includes:
- a CDS encoding WD40 repeat domain-containing protein; translation: MSSARSGLYATAIVSLLAALSATPLRAQTDKTAPKPTAYPEPTQFDTKPATLTHDDDVLAVTYAPDGTLLATGGADKLVRLYEPDSGKLAATLTGHADAVAAVAFSRDGKTLATASYDKTVKLWDVATRKEQRTLTGHQNAVLAVAFLPDGKTLVTGGADRLLKVWDVATGKETGSYEEHRGAVRGVAVSPDGKTVATAGSDRRVNLWTVGTWVVAGSLRGHTGPVRTVAFSPDGKWVATGAEDITARIWDVDKRELKHTLGGHTDTVTGVAFSPRGQLIATASGDKTLRLWETATGGELANFEEGHAETIYGVAFAPSGRQIATASGDKTLGLWAAALPRVFAAETLAVPPGWTGVAAVSPDGTRMAAVGEKAAILILDAKTGGVLTTLRGHRAAVVHLAFSPDGTRLVSAGRDRLSFLWDVPTGRVLAPLDGHRGSVRTAAFSPDGKTFATGGTDKRILVYDVPAPGAAPTELRERAAWDAHRSTVACLAFSPDGRVLASGSDKISKTGPAEVKLWDAASGAETVAWTDHPADVSALAFHPTRPLLVSAGADPGFRVWDLAARRQTIARRTQTPVRAVAFTPDGKELLTGSVGRALLAWDTETWQEQARYMGHTGPITGLFVATNKSGGRTVYSTATDQSVRVWTATRATSPGTRFAGHESWVTSLVLTPNGKKLVSGSWDGTVRVWDVESGKDPVVMEAHESKIYAVAVSRDGTRAASAGGNGEVFVWDLEAGTQVARLEGHDEEAEVNGIAFTPDGKRVITAASDGDIRLWEAETGKELAVIKGPRDGILALAVSPDGTRAVVSGAPGNACVVYDLATKKELFRLRGHTGAVHTIAFTPDGHRILTGAADRTLREWAAADGKELRKADAHAGYVRAIAYTPDGKTIATVGYDHVNRLWDAATLRPSASYEVHDKPALSVVVSADGKTVFSGSADSYIVRWRAPSPSGN